The proteins below come from a single Miscanthus floridulus cultivar M001 chromosome 1, ASM1932011v1, whole genome shotgun sequence genomic window:
- the LOC136488158 gene encoding serine/threonine-protein kinase PCRK1-like, translated as MHCFRLASWEREAEERRGAAAATTTTTGRSLSARSNSSPTVTSTDRDVRRSASECSLNASELSSAGSLGRCRQLSLSSQRLPNALRIFTFQELKSATRGFSRALMLGEGGFGCVYRGTIRSALEPRRSLDVAIKQLGRKGLQGHKEWMTEVNVLGVVDHANLVKLIGYCAEDDERGMQLLLVYEFMPNGSLADHLSSRSPRPASWAMRLRVALDTARGLKYLHEESEVKIIFRDLKPSNILLDDNWNAKLSDFGLARLGPQEGCHVSTVVVGTIGYAAPEYIHTGRLSTKNDIWSFGVVLLELLTGRRPLDRNRPRGEQNLVDWMKPYSSGAKKLETVIDPRLQGNYSIKSAAQLASVANKCLVRHARYRPKMSEVLEMVQKIVESSEIGTPEHPLISSSKELVSDEKKRKGLDLKRRIADIKAREGRCFAWQRWTPKLVRTQ; from the exons ATGCACTGCTTCCGGTTGGCGAGCtgggagcgggaggccgaggagcggcgcggggcggcggcggcgacgacgacgacgacggggcgGTCGCTTTCCGCGCGGTCCAACAGCAGCCCCACCGTCACGTCGACGGACCGCGACGTGCGGCGGTCGGCGTCCGAGTGCTCCCTGAACGCGTCGGAGCTCAGCAGTGCGGGCTCCCTGGGCCGGTGCCGGCAGCTGTCGCTGTCGTCGCAGCGGCTGCCCAACGCGCTGCGCATCTTCACCTTCCAGGAGCTCAAGTCGGCCACCCGCGGGTTCAGCCGCGCGCTCATGCTCGGAGAGGGCGGCTTCGGCTGCGTCTACCGGGGCACCATCCGGAGCGCGCTGGAGCCGCGCAGGAGCCTGGACGTCGCCATCAAGCAGCTCGGCCGCAAGGGCCTGCAGGGACACAAGGAGTGGATGACGGAGGTGAACGTGCTCGGGGTGGTGGACCACGCCAACCTGGTCAAGCTCATCGGCTACTGCGCCGAGGACGACGAGAGGGGGATGCAGCTGCTGCTCGTCTACGAGTTCATGCCCAACGGCAGCCTGGCGGACCATCTCTCCTCCAGGTCGCCGCGCCCGGCGTCGTGGGCGATGAGGCTCAGGGTGGCGCTTGACACAGCTCGAGGGTTGAAGTATCTCCATGAAGAATCCGAAGTCAAG ATAATATTTCGCGACCTGAAGCCTTCGAACATTCTTCTCGACGACAACTGGAACGCCAAACTGTCAGATTTTGGCTTGGCGAGATTAGGACCTCAAGAAGGATGCCATGTCTCCACAGTG GTGGTGGGAACAATTGGATACGCAGCTCCTGAATACATCCACACAGGACGCCTCAGCACCAAGAATGACATATGGAGTTTCGGCGTCGTGCTCCTTGAGCTCCTTACAGGCCGGCGACCTCTGGACCGGAACAGGCCAAGAGGTGAGCAAAATCTCGTGGACTGGATGAAGCCCTACTCTTCCGGCGCCAAGAAGCTTGAGACTGTAATTGATCCAAGGCTTCAAGGGAACTACAGCATAAAATCAGCTGCCCAGCTTGCGTCGGTGGCAAATAAGTGCCTGGTGCGCCATGCCAGGTACCGTCCCAAGATGAGCGAGGTGCTGGAGATGGTGCAGAAGATCGTTGAGAGCAGCGAAATTGGAACACCGGAGCATCCCCTGATCAGCAGTTCAAAGGAATTAGTGAGTGACGAAAAGAAACGGAAAGGCCTTGACTTGAAAAGAAGGATCGCAGATATTAAAGCCAGGGAGGGGAGATGTTTTGCATGGCAAAGGTGGACGCCTAAGCTTGTGAGAACACAATGA